In Candidatus Accumulibacter cognatus, the genomic window CGGTTCGGCGTTTACCCGCCGCAAGCGCCCGTTCACTGGTGCGCTCCCATGCTTGGCGAACATCCACTGTGCCGATTCATCGCCCACCACTGCAAGGCGTTTACGGTGAGCAGCAGCACAAAGGAAATGATCAGCATGACCATCGCCAAGACGGTCGCGCCAACGACATCATACTGTTCGAGTTTGGAGATGATCAGCAAGGGCGTGATTTCCGAGATCAGGGGCATGTTGCCAGCAATGAAAATGACCGATCCGTATTCTCCGACAGAACGTGAAAAGGCCAGTGTGAAACCAGTGAGTAGCGCGGGGAAGATCGCCGGAAAGAGGACACGGATGAAGGTCTGCCAGCGCGAAGCACCCAGTGATGCGGCAGCCTCCTCGACCTCCGACTCGATATCCTCGATCACCGGTTGTAGCGTGCGAACGACAAAAGGCAGACCGATAAAAGTCAGGGCAACGACGATGCCAAACGGCGTGAACGCCACCTTGACGCCTAGCGGCTCAAGGTATCGGCCAATCCAGCCATTGTCCGCATAAAGGGTGGCCAGGGTAATTCCGGCCACCGCCGTCGGCAATGCAAAGGGCAGATCGACCAAGGCATCAATGGCACGCTTGCCTGGGAACGAGTAGCGCACGAGAATCCAGGCGACGATCAGACCAAAGAAGGCATTGATCGTCGCGGCCAGCAAAGATGCACCGAAGGTCACGCGATACGAAGCCAGTGCTCGTTCGCCCGTGGCGATCACCCAGAGATCGGCCGGGCCCAGCTGACTGGCCCGGAACGCCAGGCCGGAAAGCGGCAGCAGGACCAGCAACGACAGGTAAGCCAGGGTACAAGCCAGCGACAGGCCGAAACCGGGCAGGATCTGTCGGCGGGTAGCCGGTCTCAAACAGGACGATGACCAGGCAGCCACGGCAAGGCACCTACTTCTGCTGATAGATCTGGTCGAAGGTCCCGCCATCCCGGAAGTGCGTCGGATAGGCCCTGGCCCAGCCGCCAAAAACCTCGTCGACGCTGAAAGTCTTGATCGGGGGAAACTGCGCAGCGTACTTTTTCAGGATCTCCTGGTTTCGCGGCCGCAAATAGTTCTGAGCGGCGTTTTCCTGGCCCACCGGCGACCACAGGAAATCGAGATAAGCCTGCGCCGCCTTGCGCGTACCTTTCTTGTCGACCACCTTGTCGATGATGGCAACAGGAAATTCGGTGAGGATCGACAACGAAGGGTACACCACTTCGAACTCGCCTTTACCGAACTCACGGGCAATCAGTTCGGCCTCACTCTCGAAGGAAATCAGCACATCACCGATCTTCCGCTGCATGAAAGTGGTGGTCGCATCGCGACCACCGGCGGCGAACAAGGGGACGTTCTTCAGCAGCCGGGCAACGAAATCCTGCGCTGCTCGGTCGTTGGCACCGGCCTGACTGAGTGCGTAGCCCCACGCGGCAAGATAGGTGTAACGGCCATTGCCGGTGTTCTTGGGATGCGGCAGGATCACCTGGACTCCCGGTTTGACGAGATCGTTCCAGTCCTTCAAGCCTTTCGGGTTACCCTTGCGAACGATGAACACCATCGTCGACGTGTAGGGCGACGCGTTGTTTGGAAATTTCTTCGCGTAATCCTTGGCCACCAGCCCCTTCTCGGCAAGAAAGTCGACATCGGACGCCTGATTCATGGTCACCACATCGGCTTCCAGACCGTCGGCGACGGCCCGCACCTGCTTGCTCGATCCCGCGTGTGACTGTTTCAACTCGATCGACTCACCGGAAAGCGTTTTCCAGTGTTTCTGGAACATCGGGTTGTAGTCCTTGTAATAATCCCGGGCAACGTCGTACGAGACGTTAAGCAGGCTGCTGCCTTCTGCAAAAGCCCAGGTGACAGAAAAAGTTAACGTCAGGGCCAGGAACAACCGGCGAATCACTCGTAACATATCCGACTCCAGAAAAGTATTGCCACTATAGCCAAGGGTTTTAGAACCACAAAGCCTCAATGCTTATTTATTTATACCTACAAGAGCTATGACGCCTGGAAACCGGTAAAAAAAAGCCACGGCGTACCGTGGCTTGTCATTTGGAAAACCTGATCAAACGCGTGTCGGCAGCTTACCCGTTACTGATGCACTTTCCATCCAGCGCTTGATGCGATTGGCGTCGCCAATGCGGGTCTGCTTGCCGGCTGAGTCAAGCAGCACGATCACAACTGGCTTGTCCGCAACACGCGCCTGCATGACCAGACACTTGCCGGCTTCCTGAATGTAACCAGTTTTCGACAACCCGATCTCCCAGGTCGGACTACTGACCAACTGATTGGTGTTGTGAAAGTCGAGCTCGCGGCCCTTGACTTCGGTACGCACCCCAGGGGTTGTCGAGAACTCGCGAATCAAGGGATAGTGATGTGCCGCCGCAACCATTCGTGCCAAGTCATGTGCCGTGGAGACATTGTTGCTATTGAGACCAGTGGGATCCTCAAAATGCGAACTGCTCATCCCGAGCGAGGCCGCCTTACGATTCATCGCCGCGACGAAAGCCGGCAAGCCACCCGGGTAATGGCGTCCGAGAGCATTAGCTGCGCGGTTCTCTGAGGACATCAGCGCAAGGAGCAGGGCCGTTTCACGCGTAATCACCGCACCTACTCCGAGGCGTGAACGGCTACCTCGCAGATAGTCAACATCCTCATCGGTGATCGTAATCGGCGACTGAAGATTGGGCATGCTGTCAAGTACGACCATCGCCGTCATCAGTTTGGTGATCGATGCAACCGGCACAATGGCGTTGGCGTTCTTTTCGTACAGCGGCTCACCACCGTCCTGGGCAATCACCAGTGCGGATCCCGACTGGACGGCCAAACGGCCCGGATCCTGCCAGAGATCGACATGACCGGCAAGAACTCTGGTCAGATTCTTTTTCTGGAACGAATGCGTCAACCCACCGTTTGCCTCTGGCTGGACATACTTACCGATCCGAGCGACGTGTGCGGACTCAGCCACTCGAACCCCTGACTTGTCCTTACGAGCCAAAGGTACAGCCATCCCGTGTCGGGTTGGCGGTAAAGCCTTGTCCTTGCCGGCGATTGGCTGGACCCCACCCCGGTTCCCCGAAGAACGTGAAGAATTCGCCCGGGCCACCGGCTCGACCTTGCCCTTCTGGGCGACTGCTTCCCCTTTGCCTTTCTGTACGACCGGCAAAGCCTTTCTCTTCTGTGACTCAGTCTTGCCTTGACCCTTCTCCAGCGCATGGGCCTCCCCCACCGTCAGCGTCGCCGTTCCCACCATGGCGCCCAGCAGCAATGCTGCTCTCAATGTCATCCGCATTGCAAACCTCCTGCATGATCCAATATTTTGACCATTCTACAGCAGACCGCTGTCTGAACACTATAGCTCATGAAAAAGAAAGAGATACATAGATGATATGATAAATCACATCAAGCGTGTTCAGTATTCAAGGAAAGCTTTGACTTCTCCACGACGCGCCATCGTGTCCTTGTAGCCGAGGTCGATCAATGCCTGGGTATAGGGTTGTTCGAAGAGGAGGTAACTGGTCAGAGCCCCGCCGCGTCGATTCATCGCCCCCAAGCCGCGCAACAACGTTCTCACCGTCAGGGGCAACGCACGGGTATGGCGTGCGGCAAGGTAATCAATACGTTCGGATGGAGTGATGGTCAAAGACTGCACGGACCGCAGCCCAATATCCCCGCTGGTCAGCAAATCTTCCGGGATTTTCGAGATAGCTTGGTTGATTCGCTCCATCCGTTCGACATCAACAGCCAGACTATCCAGAAAGATCGATGACAGCACATGCCCGGCAATCTGTGCCAGGGTCGGATAGCTCTGGGAACTCTGCCGCCCCGTCGTATCGTTTATTTGCGCGACGCCGATGATCAGGATTTTCTCTGCGCCGAGATGGATAGCAGGCGAAATTGGGGCCTGTTGGCGCATCGACCCATCGCCAAAATACTCGCGATTGAGGTACACCGCAGGAAAGATGAAAGGGAGCGCACTCGATGCCATCAGATGTTCAACCGACAGATGTGCGCGACAGCCAACGCGATTCGTACGCTGCCATCTCTCCACCTCTGGATGCCCCTGAAAGAAACTGACGCCATGCCCCGTCGTGTAGCCCGATGCAGTAATGCTGAGAGCGTAAAGTGCGCCACTGGAGATGCAGCGGTCTATGTTGCCGAAATTCAATCGCTGTTCGAGAAGCCTGCGCAGCGGCTGATTATCCAGCAACGAACGCGGACTGCGCTGAATTACCCAGCCCAACAACAATGCACTCAGCCAGCGGGCCCCGGCGATTCCCATCCCTAGAGGATCAGACCGATAGATTTGCCCTGCGTGCATGTTACGCCAGACATCCGCCAGCGCTTCCACGGCAGAGCTGAAGTTGTTGGCATGACACGCCAGAGTAGCTGCATTGACGGCACCGGCAGAGGTGCCGCAAAGTATCGGGAATGGATTGGTCGTCGGGTCGCCGAGCAATTCACGAATGGCCAGCAGAGCGCCCACCTGATACGCGGCCCGCGCGCCTCCGCCACCAAGAACAAGAGCAGTTTTTAACATCCTCAGCTTACCGATGTCCGCTTGCCGGCTCAGATGCCGTCGTAATCTTCACCGGCGCACTGGCAGCAATCCCGAATGTTATGGTCGCTGCTACGCGCAGAGGAGGATGGGAACTCAGCGCTCATTCATCAGCTTGTCGACCACCGTCAGCGCGGTCATGTTGACAATCCGTCGAACCGTCGCCGTCGAAGTCAGGATATGTACCGGATGTGCCGCCCCGAGCAGGATCGGTCCAATCGTCAGATTATCGCCTGACGCAATCTTCAGCAAATTGAATGAAATATTGGCTGCATCAAGGGTCGGCATGATCAGCAGGTTGGCTGTCCCCTTGAGACGCGCATCACTGGGGAATACCCGCTGCCGGATATGCTCGTCAAGTGCCGCATCACCGTGCATTTCGCCCTCAAGCTCCAGGCGCGGCGCGCGTTCCTTCAATAACTGCAGGGCCGTGCGCATCTTCAGTGCAGTGGGCGTGTTCGCTGAACCGAAGGACGAATGCGAGAGCAGTGCGACACGCGGGGTCACGCCAAAGCGGCGAACCTCGTCAGCAGCCAACAGAGTCATATCCACCAACTGCTCTGCCGACGGATCGTAACTGATGTAGGTATCGGCGATGAATAGCGTGCGATCCGGCAATACCAGGAGACTCATCGCGTAGAGGTTGCGAACTCCCGGCGCCAGGCCGATGACATTTTCCACATACTCGCGATGCACGTCATGGCGACCGAAAGTACCGCAGATGAGGCCGTCAGCATCGCCCATGCGCACCATCATCGCGCCGAACAGCGAAGCGCGACGCCGTACCTCACGCCTGGCAAACTCGACCGAAACGCCTTTGCGCTCCATCAAACGCCGGTATTCCCGCCAGTAAACATCGAAGTGCTCGTCGAAGAACTCGTTGTTGTCGGCGTATACGACATCGAAGTCTACCCCGGGAGACACACGCAGGTTCAATGCCTCGAGCTTACGAGTGATGTCTTTCAAGTCGCCAATCAGAATCGGCCTCGCGATCCCCTCGTCAACGATCACCTGCACGGCACGCAGCACTCGATCATCTTCTCCTTCCGCAAAAACGATGCGCCTGGGAGCTTGCTTGGCCTGCGAGAAGACCGGTTTCATGATCAGGCCGAAGTGATAAACGAATTCGTCCAGACTTTCCCGATAGGCTTCGAGATCCTTGATGGGTCTGCTTGCCACCCCGGATGCCATGGCCGCTTCGGCAACCGCCGGTGCAATCTTGCCGATCAGGCGCGGATCGAAAGGATTCGGAATCAGATACTCCGGTCCGAAGTTGGAGTGCTTTTCGCCATACGCCTTAACCGCAACCTCGGATTGCTCGACGCGTGCGAGTTCAGAGATCGCCCTG contains:
- the cysT gene encoding sulfate ABC transporter permease subunit CysT, with product MAGPSTRSISRSRCLAVAAWSSSCLRPATRRQILPGFGLSLACTLAYLSLLVLLPLSGLAFRASQLGPADLWVIATGERALASYRVTFGASLLAATINAFFGLIVAWILVRYSFPGKRAIDALVDLPFALPTAVAGITLATLYADNGWIGRYLEPLGVKVAFTPFGIVVALTFIGLPFVVRTLQPVIEDIESEVEEAAASLGASRWQTFIRVLFPAIFPALLTGFTLAFSRSVGEYGSVIFIAGNMPLISEITPLLIISKLEQYDVVGATVLAMVMLIISFVLLLTVNALQWWAMNRHSGCSPSMGAHQ
- a CDS encoding sulfate ABC transporter substrate-binding protein, producing MLRVIRRLFLALTLTFSVTWAFAEGSSLLNVSYDVARDYYKDYNPMFQKHWKTLSGESIELKQSHAGSSKQVRAVADGLEADVVTMNQASDVDFLAEKGLVAKDYAKKFPNNASPYTSTMVFIVRKGNPKGLKDWNDLVKPGVQVILPHPKNTGNGRYTYLAAWGYALSQAGANDRAAQDFVARLLKNVPLFAAGGRDATTTFMQRKIGDVLISFESEAELIAREFGKGEFEVVYPSLSILTEFPVAIIDKVVDKKGTRKAAQAYLDFLWSPVGQENAAQNYLRPRNQEILKKYAAQFPPIKTFSVDEVFGGWARAYPTHFRDGGTFDQIYQQK
- the pbpG gene encoding D-alanyl-D-alanine endopeptidase, with translation MRMTLRAALLLGAMVGTATLTVGEAHALEKGQGKTESQKRKALPVVQKGKGEAVAQKGKVEPVARANSSRSSGNRGGVQPIAGKDKALPPTRHGMAVPLARKDKSGVRVAESAHVARIGKYVQPEANGGLTHSFQKKNLTRVLAGHVDLWQDPGRLAVQSGSALVIAQDGGEPLYEKNANAIVPVASITKLMTAMVVLDSMPNLQSPITITDEDVDYLRGSRSRLGVGAVITRETALLLALMSSENRAANALGRHYPGGLPAFVAAMNRKAASLGMSSSHFEDPTGLNSNNVSTAHDLARMVAAAHHYPLIREFSTTPGVRTEVKGRELDFHNTNQLVSSPTWEIGLSKTGYIQEAGKCLVMQARVADKPVVIVLLDSAGKQTRIGDANRIKRWMESASVTGKLPTRV
- a CDS encoding patatin-like phospholipase family protein, whose protein sequence is MLKTALVLGGGGARAAYQVGALLAIRELLGDPTTNPFPILCGTSAGAVNAATLACHANNFSSAVEALADVWRNMHAGQIYRSDPLGMGIAGARWLSALLLGWVIQRSPRSLLDNQPLRRLLEQRLNFGNIDRCISSGALYALSITASGYTTGHGVSFFQGHPEVERWQRTNRVGCRAHLSVEHLMASSALPFIFPAVYLNREYFGDGSMRQQAPISPAIHLGAEKILIIGVAQINDTTGRQSSQSYPTLAQIAGHVLSSIFLDSLAVDVERMERINQAISKIPEDLLTSGDIGLRSVQSLTITPSERIDYLAARHTRALPLTVRTLLRGLGAMNRRGGALTSYLLFEQPYTQALIDLGYKDTMARRGEVKAFLEY
- a CDS encoding NADP-dependent malic enzyme, whose translation is MKKEKDQLRTAALYYHRHPKPGKVSIQPTKQLANQYDLSMAYSPGVAAACEEIAALPGEASTLTSRANLVGVITNGTAVLGLGAIGPLAAKPVMEGKAVLFKKFANIDVFDLEIEERDPDRLVEIIASLEPTFGGINLEDIKAPECFHVEKKLRERMKIPVFHDDQHGTAIVVGAAILNGLFLQGKELHQVKLVTSGAGAAALACLDLLVMLGIPVENIWVTDIKGLVYEGRVEDMDEIKGRYAKRTDARTLADVIEGADVFLGLSAGGVLKQEMVARMAPAPLIMALANPNPEIRPEDVQAIRDDAIIATGRSDYPNQVNNVLCFPFIFRGALDVGATTITEAMKLAAVRAISELARVEQSEVAVKAYGEKHSNFGPEYLIPNPFDPRLIGKIAPAVAEAAMASGVASRPIKDLEAYRESLDEFVYHFGLIMKPVFSQAKQAPRRIVFAEGEDDRVLRAVQVIVDEGIARPILIGDLKDITRKLEALNLRVSPGVDFDVVYADNNEFFDEHFDVYWREYRRLMERKGVSVEFARREVRRRASLFGAMMVRMGDADGLICGTFGRHDVHREYVENVIGLAPGVRNLYAMSLLVLPDRTLFIADTYISYDPSAEQLVDMTLLAADEVRRFGVTPRVALLSHSSFGSANTPTALKMRTALQLLKERAPRLELEGEMHGDAALDEHIRQRVFPSDARLKGTANLLIMPTLDAANISFNLLKIASGDNLTIGPILLGAAHPVHILTSTATVRRIVNMTALTVVDKLMNER